In Thiospirochaeta perfilievii, a single window of DNA contains:
- a CDS encoding nucleotidyltransferase family protein codes for MKPTLLVLAAGMGSRYGGLKQIDPIGPNGEIIIDYSIYDAVKAGFGKVVFVIRKDIEDMFKEHIGRRFQDIIPVEYAYQQLNDLPNGFQVPEGREKPWGTGHAIYAARNIVKEPFAVINADDFYGKSAYTLLGQKLKEVSTSTIDQYSMVGFVLSNTLSENGFVSRGVCELGDNNILDTVVERTNIVKTASGAEATLEDGSKLSLTGDEVVSMNFWGFTPTLFDHLERMFTAFLKDRGNELKSEFYIPSVVADLIKEGRASAEVLTSKDSWFGVTYPEDKDMVVKSVRALVESGAYPNKLF; via the coding sequence ATGAAACCAACACTTTTAGTATTAGCTGCAGGAATGGGAAGTCGATATGGAGGCTTAAAGCAGATAGATCCAATTGGACCAAATGGCGAGATAATAATTGATTACTCAATATATGATGCAGTAAAAGCAGGTTTTGGAAAAGTTGTATTTGTTATAAGAAAAGATATTGAAGATATGTTCAAAGAGCATATAGGTCGTAGATTCCAGGATATAATTCCTGTTGAGTACGCCTACCAACAACTTAACGATCTACCTAATGGGTTTCAAGTTCCAGAGGGTAGAGAGAAGCCATGGGGAACAGGCCATGCAATTTATGCTGCTAGGAATATTGTAAAAGAGCCATTTGCAGTAATAAATGCAGATGACTTTTATGGGAAGAGTGCATATACCCTACTTGGACAGAAGTTAAAAGAAGTAAGTACTAGTACTATTGATCAATACTCTATGGTAGGTTTTGTTCTAAGTAATACCCTATCTGAAAATGGTTTTGTATCCAGGGGTGTATGTGAATTAGGGGATAACAATATTTTAGATACAGTTGTTGAACGAACTAATATAGTAAAAACAGCTAGTGGTGCCGAGGCTACATTAGAGGATGGGAGCAAACTCTCTTTAACAGGGGATGAGGTTGTTTCTATGAACTTTTGGGGCTTTACTCCAACACTTTTTGACCATTTAGAGAGAATGTTTACAGCTTTCTTAAAGGATAGAGGTAATGAGTTAAAGTCTGAGTTTTATATCCCATCTGTTGTTGCAGATTTAATAAAAGAGGGTAGAGCTAGTGCTGAAGTTTTAACATCTAAGGACTCTTGGTTTGGTGTTACCTATCCAGAGGATAAGGATATGGTTGTTAAAAGTGTAAGAGCCCTTGTGGAGAGTGGTGCCTACCCCAATAAACTATTTTAA
- a CDS encoding PHP domain-containing protein yields the protein MEYIDLHVHTEYTKGNGLSRIPELIKKAKEYKMNSLAITDSGNIDGFREFGQCCKEFDIKPIYGCGFYFAPFGFSLKETQHLVLIAKNIDGIKNIEKLVQLSNSNIIGNKPRIDISLVRQYNNGIICLTGGLGGVFDKPYIAGNCNAAIENIRDLKDIFNNDIYFELQNNGLELNRLIIPEIIKVSKSMAIPCVVTGGSFYINRTDARACNILRIKYNNRELEGDGFYFKSKEDIHKSFQGYEEYINNSVVINKRISYKL from the coding sequence ATGGAATATATAGATCTTCATGTACATACAGAGTATACCAAAGGAAACGGATTAAGTAGGATCCCTGAACTTATAAAAAAGGCTAAGGAGTATAAAATGAACTCTTTAGCTATTACTGACAGTGGAAATATAGATGGATTTAGAGAGTTTGGGCAGTGTTGTAAAGAGTTTGATATTAAACCTATATATGGCTGTGGCTTCTATTTTGCACCATTTGGGTTCTCTTTAAAGGAGACTCAACACCTGGTTTTAATAGCTAAAAACATAGATGGAATAAAAAATATAGAAAAACTAGTTCAATTATCTAATAGTAATATAATTGGTAATAAACCAAGGATTGATATCTCTTTAGTTCGGCAGTATAACAACGGTATAATCTGTTTAACAGGTGGTTTAGGTGGTGTTTTTGATAAGCCATATATAGCAGGGAATTGTAACGCTGCTATAGAAAATATAAGGGATTTAAAGGATATTTTTAATAATGACATATATTTCGAACTACAAAACAACGGCTTAGAGTTAAACCGTTTAATTATACCAGAAATTATAAAAGTATCAAAAAGTATGGCTATACCCTGTGTAGTAACAGGTGGAAGTTTTTATATAAACAGAACTGATGCTAGAGCTTGTAATATCCTAAGAATCAAATATAATAATCGGGAGCTTGAGGGGGATGGTTTCTACTTTAAATCAAAGGAAGATATACATAAAAGCTTTCAAGGTTATGAGGAATATATAAATAACTCTGTAGTGATTAATAAAAGAATAAGTTATAAGCTATAG
- a CDS encoding TPM domain-containing protein: MKKISLIVAIILHSFLTLNALEVPRLSGRVNDYAGILSSSESSRLESEIRELEATSSSQIAILTIKSLEGDNLEDFSIRVVDKWKLGTAENDNGVLLLISLAEKSIRLEVGYGLEGVLTDAKSDYIIRTIISPNFRSGDIYKGLSQGVTGISGVISGEYQITRSDLSESRKSSSSGSGDGSSIFSLLFFIMFVLFSILGRSGRHRRGGNLASILILNSLLGGSSRSSRGFGSSGGGFSGGGFSGGGFSGGGGGFGGGGASGGW; encoded by the coding sequence ATGAAAAAAATCAGTCTAATAGTAGCTATTATATTACACTCTTTTTTGACTCTAAATGCACTGGAAGTTCCTAGGTTATCTGGTAGAGTTAATGATTATGCAGGTATTTTAAGTAGTAGTGAATCAAGTAGGTTAGAGAGTGAAATAAGAGAGTTAGAGGCCACATCCTCCTCTCAAATAGCCATACTAACAATTAAATCCCTAGAGGGAGATAACTTAGAGGACTTCTCTATTAGAGTCGTAGATAAATGGAAATTAGGGACAGCTGAAAATGATAATGGTGTTCTACTTTTAATATCTTTAGCTGAGAAGAGTATAAGGTTAGAGGTTGGCTACGGTCTTGAAGGTGTATTAACCGATGCTAAATCAGATTATATTATAAGAACGATTATCTCTCCTAATTTTAGAAGTGGTGATATCTATAAGGGGTTAAGCCAGGGTGTTACAGGTATTAGTGGAGTTATTTCTGGAGAGTATCAGATAACTAGGTCTGACTTAAGTGAATCTAGAAAGTCATCATCTAGTGGATCTGGAGATGGGTCATCCATATTCTCACTGCTATTCTTTATAATGTTTGTTCTATTCTCAATATTGGGTAGATCAGGTAGACATAGAAGGGGTGGGAATTTAGCATCAATTTTAATTCTTAACTCACTACTTGGTGGATCATCAAGATCTTCTAGGGGATTTGGTAGTTCCGGGGGCGGATTCTCTGGTGGAGGTTTCTCCGGTGGAGGTTTCTCCGGTGGAGGTGGTGGCTTTGGAGGTGGTGGAGCCTCTGGTGGTTGGTAG
- a CDS encoding TPM domain-containing protein, whose translation MKLSEDDLKSIKNSVTQAEKGTSGEISTAIIEESSDYAFYELAFSIVVGAIYFVMFLLFSSRVEAWFSRFFWDYKNIYFTIFTGFSIFFVIGITYIISNIPAVDRLIIPKSVITKSVYNRALRHFIESETCYTKDRTGVLIFISIMERRVILLADKGINEKIDQSRWSGIVDSLISGIKVKSYTSSITGAVKDIGDILSKEFPIKSDDINELSDDIQVLKE comes from the coding sequence ATGAAATTAAGTGAAGATGATCTTAAGTCTATAAAAAACTCTGTTACCCAGGCTGAAAAGGGTACAAGTGGGGAGATCTCAACTGCAATAATAGAGGAGAGTTCTGACTACGCATTTTATGAGTTAGCATTTTCCATAGTTGTAGGGGCTATTTATTTTGTTATGTTTCTACTCTTTTCAAGTAGAGTTGAAGCCTGGTTTAGTAGATTTTTTTGGGACTATAAAAACATATATTTTACAATTTTTACAGGGTTCTCCATATTTTTTGTAATTGGTATAACCTATATCATATCTAATATCCCAGCTGTTGATAGGTTAATAATTCCTAAGTCTGTTATAACTAAATCCGTTTATAATAGGGCTCTTAGACACTTTATAGAGTCTGAAACCTGTTATACAAAGGATAGAACAGGAGTTCTAATTTTTATTTCTATAATGGAGAGAAGGGTTATACTTCTTGCGGATAAGGGAATAAATGAAAAAATTGATCAGAGTAGGTGGTCAGGAATTGTAGACTCTCTGATATCTGGGATCAAAGTAAAAAGTTATACATCCTCAATTACAGGTGCTGTTAAAGATATTGGTGATATTTTATCTAAAGAGTTTCCAATTAAGTCGGATGACATAAATGAATTAAGTGATGATATACAGGTTCTAAAGGAGTAG
- a CDS encoding LemA family protein, with amino-acid sequence MKKGIIILLVVVGVLLLGAGSLYGAFKSRYNNMVYLDEGVKEKWSQVENVYQRRSDLIPNLVATVKGYASHEEDTFTKLAEARSKAGGTISISEEVLNDPALFKRFQEAQSSLSGALQRLMMVTESYPELKANDSFLSLQSQLEGTENRITVERKRFNETAKEYNFYIRAFPNNIFANMFGFKERPYFTAVEGADVAPTVDFGN; translated from the coding sequence GTGAAAAAAGGAATTATCATTTTATTAGTTGTTGTGGGAGTTTTGCTTTTAGGGGCTGGATCACTTTATGGAGCTTTTAAGTCTAGATATAACAATATGGTATATTTAGATGAGGGCGTTAAAGAGAAGTGGAGTCAGGTTGAAAATGTATATCAAAGAAGGTCTGACTTAATACCTAATTTAGTTGCAACAGTAAAAGGGTATGCATCCCATGAAGAGGATACATTTACAAAGTTAGCCGAGGCTAGAAGTAAGGCAGGAGGTACTATATCTATCTCTGAAGAGGTATTAAATGATCCCGCCCTATTTAAGAGGTTTCAAGAAGCTCAGTCCTCCCTAAGTGGTGCCTTACAAAGATTGATGATGGTTACAGAGAGTTATCCTGAACTTAAGGCCAATGATTCCTTCTTATCCCTTCAAAGTCAATTAGAAGGGACTGAGAATAGAATAACAGTAGAGCGAAAAAGGTTTAACGAGACAGCTAAGGAGTACAACTTCTATATAAGAGCATTTCCTAATAATATCTTTGCTAATATGTTTGGTTTTAAAGAGAGACCATATTTTACAGCAGTAGAAGGGGCAGATGTTGCACCTACTGTGGATTTTGGTAATTAG
- a CDS encoding DUF58 domain-containing protein, with protein sequence MDRTKLSLLVFSIITLLIFPFFLIQMLSLFIIIIHLLSFLYSKYLYFNLDISFSKPIYYCNNREDEVVTITFRNRGYLPIDGALIHIRGNGCFTNIDGTFLTSLPPRGICSLDSHIITNVRGAHKIGPVFLNGSDPLNFFPWKKEIDISSEVVIYPKYQDINLIFNIGEKGGHHRVKNKMYEDQADLKSIREYRAGDSLKRINWKASAKVGSLQTMEFSNTLNSPLFILMDIDPLKYPIKQRYNYLERTIEVAASLVTSYSKNSNRCGLLTRDSKGVNYIPMAKGWDHTVAILDNLAKINFLNQKSESISIINTFFSKKINIPQGSFIYILLPKIDSLVVDSLFYFNRQRYNIKVVNTGGVSSTMKSSSYEFLTLTSYGKELFL encoded by the coding sequence GTGGATAGGACAAAACTTAGCTTATTAGTTTTTTCAATTATAACACTATTGATTTTCCCATTTTTTTTAATACAAATGCTCTCACTATTTATAATAATAATTCATCTCTTATCCTTTTTATATTCTAAATATCTATATTTTAATTTAGATATAAGTTTTTCTAAACCAATTTATTACTGTAATAATAGAGAGGATGAAGTTGTTACTATTACTTTTAGAAACCGAGGTTATCTTCCAATAGATGGTGCACTTATTCATATAAGGGGTAATGGGTGTTTTACTAATATCGATGGAACTTTTTTAACATCTCTACCACCTAGGGGTATCTGTAGTCTCGATAGCCATATTATAACAAATGTTAGAGGTGCCCATAAAATAGGACCAGTATTTTTAAATGGGAGTGATCCTCTTAACTTCTTCCCATGGAAAAAGGAGATAGATATATCTAGTGAGGTTGTTATATATCCAAAATATCAGGATATAAATCTTATTTTTAACATTGGGGAGAAAGGTGGCCACCATAGGGTTAAGAATAAAATGTATGAAGACCAGGCAGATCTTAAGTCTATAAGAGAGTATAGAGCGGGAGACTCATTAAAAAGAATAAATTGGAAGGCTTCTGCTAAGGTTGGAAGTCTACAAACTATGGAGTTTTCAAATACTCTAAACTCACCACTATTTATTTTAATGGATATTGATCCGTTAAAATACCCTATTAAACAGCGTTATAACTATTTAGAGAGAACAATTGAGGTAGCTGCATCCCTTGTTACCAGTTATAGTAAAAACTCCAACAGATGTGGTCTCTTAACAAGGGATTCTAAGGGAGTTAATTACATCCCTATGGCTAAAGGGTGGGATCATACTGTTGCTATTCTAGATAACTTAGCAAAGATTAACTTTCTAAATCAAAAGAGTGAATCAATAAGTATAATAAATACTTTTTTTAGTAAAAAAATTAATATCCCCCAGGGATCTTTTATCTACATTCTTCTTCCTAAGATAGACAGCTTAGTTGTTGATTCTTTGTTCTACTTTAATCGACAAAGATATAATATTAAAGTTGTAAATACAGGGGGAGTATCTTCTACAATGAAAAGCTCCTCCTATGAGTTTTTAACTCTAACATCCTATGGAAAGGAACTCTTCCTATGA
- a CDS encoding AAA family ATPase, protein MSNIEEWAKRVRDNIGIVFFGKDDVVDKILTGLLCGGHVLLEDVPGLGKTILARAVSISLGGVFNRIQATPDLLPNDVLGLSIYSPKEEVFKFTPGPINSNIVLVDEINRATPRTQSAFLEAMAESQISIDGVVRPLPNPFFLIATENPTEFEGTFPLPEAQKDRFFMTINIGYPSREAEAKLLESHRRITHPITDLKPVSNLEELIEFKKEVVNIFVDDTIKLYILDLIEATRRSKFFSLGVSPRGSLALYKGSQAYAALKGRNFVIPDDIKEIFNSIMLQRVILKPEFLIKGVTVSDALEDILYSIPIPQRVTKWIGQNLAY, encoded by the coding sequence ATGAGTAACATAGAAGAGTGGGCTAAAAGGGTAAGGGACAATATTGGTATTGTCTTTTTTGGAAAAGATGATGTGGTAGATAAAATTCTAACAGGTCTTCTATGTGGGGGCCACGTATTATTAGAAGACGTTCCAGGCCTTGGTAAAACAATTTTAGCCCGGGCAGTATCTATAAGCTTAGGAGGTGTCTTTAATAGAATTCAGGCAACTCCAGATCTACTTCCAAACGATGTTTTAGGGCTATCTATATATAGTCCAAAGGAAGAGGTTTTTAAATTTACCCCTGGTCCTATAAATAGTAACATTGTATTGGTAGATGAGATAAATAGGGCGACACCTAGAACTCAGTCCGCATTTTTAGAAGCAATGGCTGAATCCCAAATATCAATAGATGGAGTCGTTCGCCCTCTGCCTAATCCATTCTTTCTAATTGCAACTGAAAATCCCACAGAGTTTGAGGGGACGTTCCCCCTTCCTGAGGCGCAAAAAGACCGATTTTTTATGACAATTAATATTGGTTATCCCTCAAGGGAAGCTGAGGCTAAACTCCTAGAAAGCCATAGGAGAATAACCCATCCTATTACAGATTTAAAACCTGTATCAAACCTGGAGGAGTTAATAGAGTTTAAAAAAGAAGTTGTCAATATTTTTGTAGATGATACTATTAAGTTATATATCTTAGACCTAATAGAGGCCACAAGGAGGAGTAAATTCTTCTCCCTTGGAGTCTCCCCTAGAGGATCTTTAGCCCTATATAAGGGGTCTCAGGCATATGCGGCCCTAAAGGGTCGAAATTTTGTAATACCTGATGATATCAAAGAAATATTTAACTCTATTATGCTACAAAGGGTTATATTAAAACCGGAATTCCTAATTAAGGGAGTAACAGTCTCTGATGCTTTAGAAGATATCTTATACTCTATTCCTATTCCCCAAAGAGTAACTAAGTGGATAGGACAAAACTTAGCTTATTAG
- a CDS encoding alpha/beta hydrolase: MNINLYDEKAIRISNALLNRVNFLNVDNTISANKVTIPSTDDFLIDLYIYRPKNIDRELPCMVYYHGGGFFLKGDALSPKILSEYIKENSMVIVYVDYRLSIDFPYPTPVNDCYAGLNWVYNNYEFLNIKQDKIFVMGFSAGGALAAGVTLRARDNNLDIIKAQILICPVTDHRQVTDSVKNFVDTPNWTSKRNRHMWELYLRDITGDVPYYASPLNAPDFKNLPPAYVELSQFDPLHDEGLLYANKLKESGIHVVLNDTKGTVHMSSIVLRAKKTMDNIKKMSEFIRESLNE; this comes from the coding sequence ATGAATATAAACTTATACGATGAAAAGGCCATTCGTATTAGTAATGCACTTTTAAATAGGGTTAACTTCTTAAATGTAGACAACACTATAAGTGCCAATAAGGTAACAATTCCCTCCACTGATGATTTTTTAATCGACCTATATATATATAGACCTAAAAATATTGATAGGGAGCTACCCTGTATGGTCTACTATCACGGTGGTGGATTTTTTCTAAAGGGTGATGCTCTCTCTCCTAAAATTTTATCTGAATATATTAAGGAGAACAGTATGGTTATTGTCTATGTAGACTATAGACTCTCTATTGATTTTCCATACCCAACACCAGTAAATGACTGTTATGCTGGTCTTAATTGGGTTTACAATAATTATGAATTTCTAAATATTAAACAAGATAAAATATTTGTTATGGGTTTTAGTGCTGGGGGAGCCCTTGCTGCCGGTGTAACCCTAAGGGCTAGGGACAATAATCTAGATATAATAAAAGCCCAGATATTAATATGCCCTGTAACTGACCACAGGCAAGTAACAGACTCTGTTAAAAATTTTGTAGATACTCCTAACTGGACTAGTAAGAGGAACAGACATATGTGGGAACTTTACTTAAGGGATATAACAGGGGATGTCCCATATTACGCATCCCCCTTAAACGCACCTGATTTTAAGAATCTTCCTCCAGCCTATGTGGAACTTTCCCAGTTTGACCCCCTACATGATGAGGGATTATTATACGCAAATAAGTTAAAAGAGAGTGGTATCCATGTTGTACTTAACGATACAAAGGGAACAGTACATATGTCCTCAATTGTTCTTAGGGCAAAAAAAACCATGGATAATATAAAGAAAATGTCTGAATTTATTAGAGAGAGTTTAAATGAGTAA
- a CDS encoding pyridoxal phosphate-dependent aminotransferase, with amino-acid sequence MRREILHEGAGQLTYEIREIVKIARFIQSKGQEIYWENIGDPILKGEEISPWIRDIVKEAAGESISYGYTDSQGDLEARSFLADEVNSRQGIDITMDDIIFFNGLGDAISKVYSYLKRESRILGPSPAYSTHSSAEAAHSGYSHLTYNLDPHNKWFPDIDDLESKVKYNDSIAGILLINPDNPTGAVYTKEILMEIVDIAKRYDLFIICDETYANVTFPDTNWTFLSSVINQVPGISMRSLSKEVPWPGSRCGWIEVYNRHRDEEFNKYIESIISAKRLEVCSTTLPQLVLPKILGDKRYKRHIDSRSKIFSDRAEEAHSILSKVKGVTCIKPRGALYFSVIFEDLCDNGVLDIDNKEVEEYISSQVKNVPSDKRFVYYLLASTGICVVPLSGFYSDLKGFRFTLLENDYVRRNMIYSTIAESINKYLNN; translated from the coding sequence ATGAGAAGAGAGATTCTACATGAAGGAGCGGGACAATTAACCTATGAAATTAGGGAGATTGTTAAGATAGCTAGATTTATTCAGTCTAAGGGGCAGGAGATTTATTGGGAAAATATTGGTGACCCAATATTAAAGGGTGAAGAGATCTCTCCCTGGATAAGGGATATTGTAAAAGAGGCTGCAGGGGAGAGTATTAGTTATGGATATACTGATAGCCAAGGAGACTTAGAGGCTAGAAGTTTCTTAGCAGATGAAGTTAATAGTAGACAAGGTATAGATATCACCATGGATGATATTATATTTTTTAATGGTTTAGGTGATGCTATTAGTAAGGTCTATAGTTATCTAAAAAGGGAGTCTAGAATATTAGGCCCATCTCCAGCATACTCAACCCACTCATCTGCAGAGGCAGCTCACTCAGGGTATTCCCATCTAACCTATAATCTTGATCCCCATAACAAATGGTTTCCAGATATAGATGATTTAGAGAGTAAGGTTAAATATAATGACTCAATTGCTGGAATATTGTTAATTAATCCAGATAATCCTACAGGTGCGGTCTATACAAAAGAGATATTAATGGAAATTGTAGATATAGCTAAAAGGTATGATCTTTTTATAATATGCGATGAGACCTATGCAAATGTTACTTTTCCAGATACTAACTGGACCTTTTTAAGTTCTGTTATTAATCAAGTTCCTGGTATTTCAATGCGAAGCCTATCTAAAGAGGTTCCATGGCCAGGATCCAGGTGTGGTTGGATAGAGGTATATAATAGACATAGGGATGAAGAGTTTAATAAATATATAGAGTCTATTATTAGTGCCAAAAGGTTAGAGGTATGTTCTACAACACTACCCCAATTAGTTCTACCTAAGATTTTAGGGGATAAAAGATATAAGAGACATATTGATAGTCGTTCAAAAATATTTTCAGATAGGGCAGAGGAAGCACACTCTATACTCTCTAAGGTTAAGGGCGTAACATGTATAAAACCTCGAGGGGCCCTATACTTCTCAGTAATATTTGAGGATCTTTGCGATAATGGAGTTCTGGATATAGATAATAAAGAGGTTGAAGAGTATATTTCTTCTCAGGTTAAAAATGTACCTTCTGATAAGCGGTTTGTATACTATCTTTTAGCTTCTACTGGAATATGTGTTGTTCCACTTTCCGGGTTTTATTCAGATTTAAAAGGGTTTAGGTTTACTCTATTAGAAAATGATTATGTTAGACGGAATATGATATATAGTACAATAGCTGAGTCTATAAATAAATATTTAAATAATTAA
- a CDS encoding GGDEF domain-containing response regulator has product MDKRILLLEKNDLFGRAIKYKIESQDEYQVIWYKTYDKFIEAGHDYRKIQLGIIDYNIPDSNDGKILEYFHEIKIPLVLLSEKITHDIQEKIWSLKVIDYILTGNNNSLDSIVDVTNRFFNNPNIGILAVDNSKESRRHLKKLLKLHRYTIYEASTGGEALEILNDNFDKIQMVITDYMVDDIDGLQLTEIIRERYPMDRLAIIGISDRGNHTLKIQFIKNGANDFLSKPFISELLYCRITQNLKVIEYFKQIKELAVIDQLTKLNNRHFLKETGSYLFENARRHDLSLVTAMIDIDDFKYINDTYGHDAGDIVLKEVSLELKSSVRKSDLVIRFGGEEFLIIGNNLDPNRAKEFFEHILKKISERKIYIGKQRITVTVSIGVCTKMKDSLEEIIVSADKKLYIAKSKGKERVCL; this is encoded by the coding sequence ATGGATAAAAGAATTCTTCTATTAGAAAAAAATGATCTCTTTGGTAGAGCAATAAAATACAAGATTGAATCCCAGGATGAGTACCAAGTAATTTGGTATAAAACATATGATAAATTTATAGAAGCTGGCCATGATTATAGAAAGATTCAACTAGGGATTATCGATTACAATATACCAGATTCTAATGATGGAAAAATATTAGAGTACTTTCATGAAATTAAAATTCCCCTAGTTTTATTATCAGAAAAGATAACCCATGATATACAGGAGAAAATATGGTCTTTAAAGGTTATTGATTATATTCTAACTGGGAATAATAACTCTTTAGACTCTATTGTTGATGTTACAAATAGATTTTTTAATAACCCTAATATTGGAATATTAGCAGTGGATAACTCTAAGGAGTCTAGACGTCACTTAAAAAAACTACTAAAACTACATCGATATACAATTTATGAAGCCTCTACAGGAGGTGAAGCTTTAGAAATTCTAAACGATAATTTTGATAAAATTCAGATGGTTATTACAGACTATATGGTTGATGATATAGATGGTTTACAATTAACCGAAATTATTAGGGAGCGCTACCCTATGGATAGGTTAGCTATTATAGGTATTTCCGATAGGGGAAATCACACTTTAAAAATCCAATTTATAAAAAATGGAGCCAACGACTTTCTATCAAAACCATTTATTAGCGAACTATTATACTGTAGAATAACCCAAAACCTTAAAGTTATAGAGTATTTTAAACAGATAAAAGAGTTAGCTGTAATAGATCAGTTAACAAAACTTAATAATAGACATTTTTTAAAAGAGACAGGTTCATACCTATTTGAAAATGCAAGACGACACGATCTATCCCTTGTAACAGCTATGATAGATATTGATGATTTTAAGTATATTAATGATACCTATGGCCATGATGCAGGAGATATTGTTTTAAAAGAGGTCTCTTTAGAGTTAAAGTCATCTGTAAGGAAATCGGATCTTGTGATAAGGTTTGGGGGAGAAGAGTTTCTTATTATTGGTAACAACCTTGATCCTAATAGGGCAAAGGAGTTCTTTGAACACATTCTAAAAAAGATATCAGAGAGAAAAATTTACATTGGAAAACAGAGAATAACAGTAACTGTAAGTATTGGTGTATGTACAAAGATGAAGGATAGTCTAGAAGAGATTATAGTAAGCGCAGATAAAAAGTTGTATATAGCTAAGTCCAAGGGTAAAGAAAGGGTTTGTTTATAA